The genomic window CCGATCACGCCTATGAGTCGTCCATCGGAGACTACCACGGAATCGTTCGTATCGAGTAAGAGTGTACTGCCTCTGACATAATTTCCCTTTGCGTCAAGATCAAGAACGCGCTGAAGCGATGCCCAGGTCCCGACATCGTCCCAGGCGAAGCGTGCCGGCACCATAAGCACATTATCGGCCTTCTCCATGAGCCCGTAATCAATAGATTTTCGTTCGAACCCCCGAAAGATTGCATCTGCCTGCGCTTTTTTGCCGTGTTTTAGAGCACTCTCAATGGAGCACAAACCTTCGTAGAGTTGAGGCATATGTTGCCGCATGCCATGAAGGGCTGTCTTAGCCCGCCAGATGAATATGCCGGCATTCCAGTAGTAATGGCCATCCTTCACGTATTCTACGGCCCTTGCGCTGTCGGGCTTTTCAACGAATCTGTCCACGGTAAAGCAGGCGATTTTCGATTGAGCATCGAATTGTCTAAAAGCATGGATGTATCCGTAGCCGGTCTCGGGTCTTGTCGGGGTAATCCCCATGGTCACGAGATAATCGCCTTTATGCGCCAGGGCCACGCAATCGACCACGGTTTCGCCGAATCTTTTCGTGTCCGGGACGTATTGATCGGCAGGAAGAACCACCATGGCGGCCTTCTCGTCCTTAAGCGAGAGGAAAGTCGCGGCAAGGCCGATGCAAGCCGCCGTATCTCTGCCCACAGGCTCCACGATGAAATGTGAAGCGGGAAGCAGAGCAAGCTGCTTCTGTGCCGTCCTTAAGTGGGACCTTCCGAGCACGACGAATATCCGTTCTTTAGGAACGAACTCAAGCGCCCTTTCCACGGTGAGCTGAATGAGGCTCTTATCCCCTGTCAACGGCAAAAAGGGCTTGGGCACCTTGCCCGTGCTTAATGGCCAGAAGCGTTCGCCTCTGCCCCCGGCCATGATTACGCAATAGGTATGATCGAGCAAACTGGGATGTGCGGTTTGAGATTTCAGACGGACCTCCCGTGTTAAAGGTGTTCAAGAATTTTCGGCAAAACATCCGAAGCGGTGCCCGTAAAGAAATGGTCTGTAATTGATGAAGTGAAGGGCGTGGATTCTACGTTTATTTCCACAATGGTGGCGCCTTTTGACTTTGCCACGTAGGGTATTTCCGCAGCGGGATAGACGACCCCGGAAGTCCCGATGATGAACATGACCCCGCATCGGTTTGCTTCTTCGTTTGCGCGAAGCATGGCGATCATGGGGATACCCTCTCCGAAGAATACCACGTCCGGTTTTAAGGCCCTGTTACACTTCTCACATCGAGGATACGGCAGAAGCTCGATCATCTGCGGGGTGAGAAGGACTCGTCGGGAGCAGTTAAGACAGGTGAGCCAGCGATGATTGCCGTGGTATTCTATAACGTCGCTGTTACCTGCCACGTGGTGAAGTCCGTCCACATTCTGGGTAATCACCGACTTCAAATATCCCTTCTGTTCCAGCGTTGCCAGTGCAAGATGCGCCGGGCTCGGCCCGGATTCAAAGATCACCTTGGACATTTCCCTCAGCATGATCCAGACCTTCTCGGGGTTGTTCGTGAAGGCGCGTATGTGGGCGTATTCCATGGGATCATACTTTTCCCATAATCCCTGACCGCCGCGAAAAGCAGGGATGCCACTGTCCACGGAAATGCCCGCGCCCGTAAAGGCCACCAGGTACTGTTTTTCCTTGATAATCTCCGCAACTCTCTGATAATCATCCATGGTCATAACCCCTTGAGGAAAGAACCCGGCCGTATAGTGTCATTAAGTCCTTGCTTAGTCATGGCGCATATGGGATAAGCGCATCGGATTTTTTCAGGCGGTCTTCCACCCCTTGGATATATCCCGAAATGAAGGTATGAGGCCGAAGCCGTCCGCCTTTTTGACCGCCCTTTTTATGGCTTCGGCAAGGACGAACTCGGCGAGCACCCCCACGTTGTTGACGTCGGCCTCAATCTCTCCTGTGGCAAGCGCGAAGACAAGGTCGCCGTCAAATGTGGTGTGTACGGGATGTATTGTCTTAATGAGTCCCCCGTGGGCCATCTGGGCCATCTTGGTTGCCTCTCGCTTGTCAAAGCGTGCGTTGGTGGCCACGACCCCGAGGGTCGTATTGACAATACCGAACTGTTTTTTGACCACACCTTCTTTGAGCAATGATACCGTGTTTGCGAACTCCAGACTCTCTTCGGATTTGCGCACGCCCACAATGATCTTTCCCGTGACATTATCAATGATGTCCCCGAAGGCGTTGACCACAACCAGCGCGGCGACCTTGAGACCGGTGGGCATTGCAAGGCTGCACGTGCCGAGTCCCCCTTTCATCGCCCGGGGCAGTTCGAAGAGTTTTCCCACGGTCGCACCGGTACCGGCCCCAACGCTGCCTTCCTCTACGATATCACCTGCCTTGAGACAGGCCTCATAACCCATTTCAGGCGTGGGTCTTGATTTCGGGTTTCCGAGACCAAGGTCGAAGATCACAGCAGAGGGCACGATCGGTATGCGGGCCACACCCACATCGAAGCCCACACCCCTTTCTTCGAGATACCGGGCAACGCCGGCCGCGGCATCGAGACCGAAAGCGCTGCCGCCGGCAAGAAGTATCCCGTGGACCTGCTCCACGATGTGATTTGTGCTTAACGCGTCTATCTGCCTCGTACCCGCTGCGTTTCCCCGGATATCAATTCCGCAGACCGCGCCCTGTTGACACAGGATGACCGTGCAACCGGTGCACCCTTTACGGTCGGTGTAATGGCCGACTTTCAGGCTCTGAATATCCGTGATCGCGTTTAACATGTTTTTAAAACCTTACCAGATGGAAAATGTCTTGTCAATGAGACAAAATCTGCCGTAATTTTAAAGCCTTGTCTTCGTTTTCTTTCTTTAAGTTTTCTTTCATCTTGTCGAGCTTTTTTTGCAAGCCCTCATCCTTGATGGAGAGAATTGAACACGCGAGTATCGCCGCGTTCTTCCCCGCATCGAGACCTACCGTTGCTACGGGTATGCCTTTGGGCATCTGCACGATGGAAAGAAGGGCGTCCATCCCATTCAAAGCGCTCGCGCTTGTGGGAACGCCTATGACAGGCAGGGTTGTATGAGAGGCTATAACACCGGGCAGATGCGCGGCCATGCCCGCGATAGCGATGATCACCTCAATGCCCTGGTTTCGTGCGTCTTTTGCGTACCCCGTGGTTTTGTCCGGATTGCGATGGGCCGAGGATATATCGATTTTATACTGAACGCCCATATCCTTAAGAAATTTGATGCCGTCCTCTATGACCGAGAGATCGCTGTCACTCCCCATAAGAATCAGGATTTTCGGGTTTTTCATAGGAACTCCTTTGGTGAAAAGAGCGTTACGCTTTAAGCGGTAAGCCCTGCGTGTAGCACCGTTGCCGATCTTACGGCCTAAAACGACATGTGACAATATACCATCATACATGAAAATACTGGTTTTTTCTATAGAGGCATTCACACGACGCACTCTTGCCTTTTTTTCGTCCAGTCTGTAGTATAAAGATTAACCGTCATGACCACGATCAAAGAATCTTTGAGCAGAATTCCTTTATTGCAAGGACTTCCTGACGCGCAGTTGGGAGAGCTTGTCCGCATTGTGATCGAGCGAAACTATAAGCCGGGGGAGATCATCTTCTCGGAGGGCAGCGAAGCCACGGGGTTTTTTGTGCTGATCCGGGGGAGGGTGAAGATATTTAAGCTTTCTCCGGAAGGCAAAGAGCAGATCCTCCATTTTATCGAGCCGGGAGAGCCCTTTGCGGAAGCGGCTCTTTTTGCCGATTCCCTGTATCCGGCGCACGCGGAATCGTTAAAGGAAGGCGCGGCCATATTCTTTCCCAGGGTGGCCTTCGAGAGACTCATCAAGAAAGATCCGGGCCTTGCCATGAACATGCTCGCAATCCTTTCCCGGCGCCTGAAATATTTTGCCCGGCTTGTCGAGGACCTTTCCCTGAAAGAAGTCCCGCAGAGGCTCGCGGCGTATCTTATCTATCTCAGCGACACTCGCGGCCATGCGCTAGACATGGATCTCGGCATCTCCAAGGGGCAGCTTGCAAGCCTTCTCGGTACCATCCCGGAAACGCTTTCCCGAATCCTGAACAAGATGGCGGCACAGGGGTTCATCGAGGTGAAGGGCCGTCGTATGAAGCTTTTAAAAAGGGATGGGCTTTTGTCCCTCGCATCGGGCGAGAAGCTAATCGCCTGACTTTTCGCGCCCTCCGCATTCCTGAAGAACTCACTGGATTAGGTTGATTTGTCTTCCCTGGCTTCGCTCTCGGAGTACCTGAATATTTCAAAGACCGACACAAAAATAGCCAGCACCAGAGGTCCCACAATGAGGCCTATGAAGCCGAAGAGCCTGATACCGCCGAGGATACTGAAAAATATGGCCAGCGTAGGCATCCTCATCTTTCCCTTCATGATCAAGGGTCGTATGATGTTGTCCGCGGCGCTGATGGCCAGCACACCCACAAGAACGAGAATCAGGCATTTCACGTAGAGGCCCTGGAACAAGAGATAACCTGCGGCCGGTCCCCAGACAATAAAGGTACCGAGAAGAGGAATGAAAGACGCTATGAACATGGTGAGGCCCCAGAGAACAGGCGATGATATGCTGAGAAGCGCAAAAGCGATGCCGCCTATGGTCCCCTGAACGATGGCTACCGTAACGCCGCCGTATATCGTGGACACGATAATCTCTTGGGTTTGTTGCAGGAGCCTGTCTTTCTGAGGTTTTGAAAAGGGCATGAAGCTGCTGATCGCCTGGAGGAATCTCGGTCCATCCGCAAGAAAAAAGAATGTTGAAAGGATCATGAAGATGAAATTGATCGCACCGGTTACCATATTACTTAAACCGATTTTTACGAACCCCACGGACTCCTGGCCGATCTTGGCCACGTTGTCCATTACGGCCTTTTGAAACTCCTGCTCCGAGACGTGGGATAACAAAAGCACCCTGTTGATGAGACTTCGCACCACGGGATGCCTTAATGCCTCGCTCAATGAGCTCACCCCATGCTTTTCCATATTGCTGAGCACAGACAACGCTTCCTGTCCGATGAGATAGGACGCATAGGACACGGGACCGAAGAGGATGATGAGAATAACAAGGAGGGTAATGGCTGACGCGACCGATCTTTTTTTCACATACTTCAAGAAGAAGGCGTAGACCGGGTAGAAGATGATCGAGAGCACGATGGCCCACATGATGGGCGACAGAAAAGGACTTAATATCTGGTACGTGAGGTAGCCGAGTACCAGAATAATGAAGGCCATTATGACAAAATAGAATCTGTTATCTGTCATGTGCGTACGATACTACACCCGCAAAAGCGTTCCCGCCGCACGGTACGTAATTGTCTCACGGTGACGTAAGTCGCGATATTAGCTGCGCTGTCTTTCTTTTTCGTATGCTTCTTTACCGGCTTCTACAGCCTTAGTAATAATATTCTTCTCCTTCTCTACAAACTCCTTACCCTTATCCGCGTAAGAGACTGCCTTTTCCTTCACCTGATCGTAATAACTTTCCGCCCTTTCCTTGGCCCCTTCAGCAGCATCCTTTATCATACGCCTTGTCTCTTCCCCGGTTTTCGGCGCCACAAGGAGCGCTATACCTGCTCCTATTATTCCACCCATGAAAAATGAAAGAAGAACGGTGCCGGCACTGAATCCACTGTCCTCGCGTCCCATATGTTGCCTCCTTTTATCGAGATTTTGCAAAGATATTCTTGATGAAATATTCGATTCCCGCTCTCACACCCGCCCTAAGCCCCGAAGCCTGGGTGGCAGAGGTCGTTGCAACCGTACTGACCACCTCGCTTATCTGCTGCACGCTCTGGCCTATTTGACGGATAGAGCCTGAAAGTAGCCTCACGTCTGTTGTGACAGCCCCGATATCATCCGTAATCTTTCGTACGCTCTTCAGGGTATCCTGCAATTCATCCGTTGTCGGCTTGAGCGTTGCCTGAGTGGTCTCTATGAATTGCTTCAGGGAACCGATGGTCTTTCTCAGTTCGAGAAGTGTGTAGCCGACAAAACCGACAAGCGCCAGGATGGCAAGTGTAATAAGACCAAAAAAAAGGCTGTTCATAAGACCCCCTTAGACATAATTCGGCCGGATTCCTCCATGATTATGCATAACCCCAGCGATTGATAACCACAGTACATTATAACTACTGGTTCGCAATGTGTAAAGTCAAGGTAGAAAGAGTTCCTGATCATCGCAAGCACGGGCCAAGCCGTCTTAATGGAAGAGCTAAGGTGTCCTTGACCGTCACCCGCGATTGCACATATAATTAAGACACAAAATTCGTCAGAGGGAGGACCAGAATGAAGGCGATTATTCTCTTCGGAAGCCCGCGAAAAAAAGGCAACACGATCCAGCTCGCAAAAGTTATGGCCGATACATTGAAAGAAAAAGGACACGGCGTACGAATGCTCTATCTCAACGATCTCAACATCAGACCGTGCCAGGGATGCTACGCCTGTCTCGGCAAGGGTATCTGCAAGATCAACGATGACATGAAGGACATTCGGAAATATATCATGGAATCCGACCTTATCGTGTACGCCACGCCAATTTACTGGTTCGGACCCTCAGGCCAGCTCAAGCTCGCCATGGACCGCTCGCTCGCATTCATGGACAAAGACTACAACTCCCGTATCGCAGGAAAGAAGGTGGTTACGCTCATGACGTGCGGAAGTGATGAGATTGAGACATGCACGCCCACTATCGATATGTTCAAGAAGACCTTTGATCTTCTCAAGCTGAGCTACCTGGGGAGCGTTGAAGCCTTGGGTTGTGAAGAAGGGCCTATAAAAGAAACGTACACGAAAAAGACTAAAAAGCTCGCCCAGTCCATCGCATGAACGTAAGCGGGCTTCTCTACTTCACAACGAAAAAGGTCGGCAAGGCCATCTGGGACTACCAGATGCTCAAAGAGGGAGACAAGGTGATCGTGGCTGTGTCCGGGGGCAAGGACAGCCTCAGCCTACTCAAGATCATGCAAGAGCGGATCAAGTTCGTCCCGATCCACTTCGAGGTTGTGGCCTGCTTCGTGGACATGGGGTTTTCCTGGATCGATAAAGATATCCTCATAAACTATTTTGAAAGTCAGTCCGTGCCCTACGTGATTGCCAAACCGCCCGGTGAATGGAAAGGAGAGGCCGAAGACTTCGGCTGCTTCTGGTGTAGCTGGAACCGCAGGAAGGCCTTATTTGACCTTGCCCCTGAGATAGGAGCCACAAAGATAGCCTTTGCCCACCACATGGATGATATTATCGAGACCATGCTTCTCAATCTGTTTTTTCAAGGCGAAATTGGGACCATGCAACCCTATCAGGAATTGTTTGAGGGAGAACTTGCGCTCATCCGGCCGCTCGCCTACGTGGAAGAGACGGACCTCGTGCGCCTCTCCAGGATCCTTGAATTGCCTGTCATATCATCTCAGTGTCCTCACGGAGAAACCTCCAAAAGACGGCTCGTCAAGGGCATCATAGAAGATCTGAAAAAACATAACAAAAACGTGAAAAAAAACATCTTCCGGAGCCTGGCGCGGGTCAGGACAGAATACCTGCTCGGGGCTAAGACAAGATCGGAAACTTAAGACAGACGGGGGTTAGCGTAGTGCGGGGAGGAGCCTCTCAAAAAACCAGAAGGCAAATACCGATACGAGCACCAGGATAAACAGGCCGTTCATAGCGGATGGAGCACGTGACGGCAGGCAGCCAAGCCGTCTTAACGGCACCACGCTCAGAATAATCATAAAGACAAGGAAATACGAAAATGGGTTAAGGGCGAGTGCGCCGCTAAAGTCCCCTTTGGCCATGCACAAAAGCGCCCGCGTCATGCCGCATCCGGGACAGGGGATACCCGTCAATGCCTTAAAAGGACAGAAAAGCGGCAGGACGTGTTGCACCCGATCGGCGCAAATATGACGAGACAGATAGGCCATTCGGTGCACAGCACGTGTGCAAACCGAAAGAGTTCGCCGCTGCGTCACGCCTCACAACCTTTTGTTCATACATGGGCCGCACCTCGCCGCACAAGAAATCTGTTGAATATTGGTCACGATTATGGGAGAAGATACACAAGAGAGTGCAAGAATATGTTGAAGATGCGTCAGGAGGGCTCATTATGAGTAAATCAGTTCTTAACCAGAGAAAGATACTGGCCGTTGATGATGAACCGGACGTGCTTGCGGTTCTCAAAGACGAGATCGGGGCGAGCTGTACGGATTGCCGTGTTGATTCGGCTACGACATACGATGAAGCCGTTAAACTCCTCTCCTCAAATGAATACGATCTCATTATTCTTGACATCATGGGGGTCAGGGGCTTTGATCTCTTAGAAATGGCCGTGAGCAAAAAGATGAGAGCGGTTATGCTTACAGCTCACGCGTTGAGCCCGGAAAACCTGAAGCGCGCCCACGATATGGGGGCGAGGGCTTATCTGCCTAAGCAGAAATTGGGAGAAATTGTGCCCTTTCTGGAAGATGCCCTCAAATATGAATTTGAGCCCGGTTGGAAACGAAACCTGGAAGTATTGAAGGACGTGCTCTCCGATCTGTGGGGCAGGGACTGGGAGAAGATCGAGAAGGACGTAGGTACAAAGATGTCCCCACGTGAGTCTTGACAGGGTGAGCCGAACCGTCATCTTAAGCCTACCCTAAGACTTACGGATTTAAGCCTGTCCTTTGAGGTTGACGCCTTCTTGCGAATGCGATAGGAATTGCAGCGGACGCTAAACTCCTGATAGCTCTTATTTGCCTCTGGTACAGGGCCAAACGCGCTCCTGCATGCAATCTGCAGATATTTCATTTTTATATGATCTAAATCATATCAAGCTTTTCTGCGGCTTAATAAACTTAAACAATACGTGGACGGTTCTTTGTAGCATGTTCTGAAGAACACTCCGAGCACAAAGGGGGATGGCAGTGGAAGATCGTCAGGCAATCCTCAATCACTCGATGATAATAGGGAATTATTCGGAGAAATCAAGCCTTCGGTTCCGAAGGTATGAACGGTGTTTGCAGACCTTTGATCGGAAGCTTCCGTGATTCCTGGATAGGGGTCCGGAGGCAGGGATAGAAATAAATATCCTATCAGCGCCTTGAGGGCGATGATCTGTGGGGTGCTATGACAGGCACTAAGAGCCTTCTTCTGACCGTCGAGAAGTTACTACCTGCAG from Syntrophorhabdaceae bacterium includes these protein-coding regions:
- a CDS encoding Crp/Fnr family transcriptional regulator yields the protein MTTIKESLSRIPLLQGLPDAQLGELVRIVIERNYKPGEIIFSEGSEATGFFVLIRGRVKIFKLSPEGKEQILHFIEPGEPFAEAALFADSLYPAHAESLKEGAAIFFPRVAFERLIKKDPGLAMNMLAILSRRLKYFARLVEDLSLKEVPQRLAAYLIYLSDTRGHALDMDLGISKGQLASLLGTIPETLSRILNKMAAQGFIEVKGRRMKLLKRDGLLSLASGEKLIA
- a CDS encoding DUF948 domain-containing protein — encoded protein: MNSLFFGLITLAILALVGFVGYTLLELRKTIGSLKQFIETTQATLKPTTDELQDTLKSVRKITDDIGAVTTDVRLLSGSIRQIGQSVQQISEVVSTVATTSATQASGLRAGVRAGIEYFIKNIFAKSR
- the purE gene encoding 5-(carboxyamino)imidazole ribonucleotide mutase, with the protein product MKNPKILILMGSDSDLSVIEDGIKFLKDMGVQYKIDISSAHRNPDKTTGYAKDARNQGIEVIIAIAGMAAHLPGVIASHTTLPVIGVPTSASALNGMDALLSIVQMPKGIPVATVGLDAGKNAAILACSILSIKDEGLQKKLDKMKENLKKENEDKALKLRQILSH
- a CDS encoding AI-2E family transporter, which produces MTDNRFYFVIMAFIILVLGYLTYQILSPFLSPIMWAIVLSIIFYPVYAFFLKYVKKRSVASAITLLVILIILFGPVSYASYLIGQEALSVLSNMEKHGVSSLSEALRHPVVRSLINRVLLLSHVSEQEFQKAVMDNVAKIGQESVGFVKIGLSNMVTGAINFIFMILSTFFFLADGPRFLQAISSFMPFSKPQKDRLLQQTQEIIVSTIYGGVTVAIVQGTIGGIAFALLSISSPVLWGLTMFIASFIPLLGTFIVWGPAAGYLLFQGLYVKCLILVLVGVLAISAADNIIRPLIMKGKMRMPTLAIFFSILGGIRLFGFIGLIVGPLVLAIFVSVFEIFRYSESEAREDKST
- a CDS encoding DUF2752 domain-containing protein; the protein is MAYLSRHICADRVQHVLPLFCPFKALTGIPCPGCGMTRALLCMAKGDFSGALALNPFSYFLVFMIILSVVPLRRLGCLPSRAPSAMNGLFILVLVSVFAFWFFERLLPALR
- a CDS encoding sugar phosphate nucleotidyltransferase, producing MLDHTYCVIMAGGRGERFWPLSTGKVPKPFLPLTGDKSLIQLTVERALEFVPKERIFVVLGRSHLRTAQKQLALLPASHFIVEPVGRDTAACIGLAATFLSLKDEKAAMVVLPADQYVPDTKRFGETVVDCVALAHKGDYLVTMGITPTRPETGYGYIHAFRQFDAQSKIACFTVDRFVEKPDSARAVEYVKDGHYYWNAGIFIWRAKTALHGMRQHMPQLYEGLCSIESALKHGKKAQADAIFRGFERKSIDYGLMEKADNVLMVPARFAWDDVGTWASLQRVLDLDAKGNYVRGSTLLLDTNDSVVVSDGRLIGVIGVSNLVIVASKEGILVCDRDRVQQVREIAKYQEDKKQ
- a CDS encoding NAD-dependent deacylase produces the protein MDDYQRVAEIIKEKQYLVAFTGAGISVDSGIPAFRGGQGLWEKYDPMEYAHIRAFTNNPEKVWIMLREMSKVIFESGPSPAHLALATLEQKGYLKSVITQNVDGLHHVAGNSDVIEYHGNHRWLTCLNCSRRVLLTPQMIELLPYPRCEKCNRALKPDVVFFGEGIPMIAMLRANEEANRCGVMFIIGTSGVVYPAAEIPYVAKSKGATIVEINVESTPFTSSITDHFFTGTASDVLPKILEHL
- a CDS encoding YtxH domain-containing protein, which codes for MGREDSGFSAGTVLLSFFMGGIIGAGIALLVAPKTGEETRRMIKDAAEGAKERAESYYDQVKEKAVSYADKGKEFVEKEKNIITKAVEAGKEAYEKERQRS
- a CDS encoding ATP-binding protein, with the translated sequence MNVSGLLYFTTKKVGKAIWDYQMLKEGDKVIVAVSGGKDSLSLLKIMQERIKFVPIHFEVVACFVDMGFSWIDKDILINYFESQSVPYVIAKPPGEWKGEAEDFGCFWCSWNRRKALFDLAPEIGATKIAFAHHMDDIIETMLLNLFFQGEIGTMQPYQELFEGELALIRPLAYVEETDLVRLSRILELPVISSQCPHGETSKRRLVKGIIEDLKKHNKNVKKNIFRSLARVRTEYLLGAKTRSET
- a CDS encoding flavodoxin family protein, with the protein product MKAIILFGSPRKKGNTIQLAKVMADTLKEKGHGVRMLYLNDLNIRPCQGCYACLGKGICKINDDMKDIRKYIMESDLIVYATPIYWFGPSGQLKLAMDRSLAFMDKDYNSRIAGKKVVTLMTCGSDEIETCTPTIDMFKKTFDLLKLSYLGSVEALGCEEGPIKETYTKKTKKLAQSIA
- a CDS encoding P1 family peptidase, with translation MLNAITDIQSLKVGHYTDRKGCTGCTVILCQQGAVCGIDIRGNAAGTRQIDALSTNHIVEQVHGILLAGGSAFGLDAAAGVARYLEERGVGFDVGVARIPIVPSAVIFDLGLGNPKSRPTPEMGYEACLKAGDIVEEGSVGAGTGATVGKLFELPRAMKGGLGTCSLAMPTGLKVAALVVVNAFGDIIDNVTGKIIVGVRKSEESLEFANTVSLLKEGVVKKQFGIVNTTLGVVATNARFDKREATKMAQMAHGGLIKTIHPVHTTFDGDLVFALATGEIEADVNNVGVLAEFVLAEAIKRAVKKADGFGLIPSFRDISKGWKTA
- a CDS encoding response regulator encodes the protein MSKSVLNQRKILAVDDEPDVLAVLKDEIGASCTDCRVDSATTYDEAVKLLSSNEYDLIILDIMGVRGFDLLEMAVSKKMRAVMLTAHALSPENLKRAHDMGARAYLPKQKLGEIVPFLEDALKYEFEPGWKRNLEVLKDVLSDLWGRDWEKIEKDVGTKMSPRES